The following are encoded together in the Glycine max cultivar Williams 82 chromosome 8, Glycine_max_v4.0, whole genome shotgun sequence genome:
- the LOC121175246 gene encoding transcription factor MYB80-like, which produces MGIDPVTHKPFSHLMAEIATTLAPPQAAHLAEAALGCFKDEVLHLLTKKPINFHQGQHSTAALGNNFTDYVNCKPDEKDATVEKIKFDLSKAIQHDPEIMPANKPWDSNATTSANFAMPYGVFPTMSGFQLSPVSFSKGHASQWSQSVCTGSTCTAMDQQIQLHEKLEAEIGDDSEATKEIRNLSNIFSSDCVVWDLPADDLINPMV; this is translated from the coding sequence ATGGGTATAGACCCTGTCACCCACAAGCCATTTTCCCATCTAATGGCTGAAATTGCTACAACATTGGCACCCCCACAAGCAGCTCACCTAGCTGAAGCAGCCCTTGGCTGTTTCAAAGATGAGGTGCTCCATCTTCTTACCAAGAAGCCAATTAACTTCCACCAGGGACAGCATTCCACTGCAGCACTGGGGAATAACTTCACAGATTACGTTAATTGTAAGCCAGATGAAAAGGACGCAACAGTTGAGAAGATTAAGTTTGACCTATCAAAGGCCATACAACATGATCCTGAAATAATGCCCGCAAACAAACCTTGGGACTCCAATGCAACTACATCTGCAAATTTTGCAATGCCATACGGTGTTTTCCCTACAATGTCTGGGTTTCAATTGTCTCCGGTATCTTTCAGCAAAGGGCATGCATCTCAATGGAGCCAAAGTGTATGTACTGGAAGCACATGCACAGCCATGGATCAGCAAATCCAATTACATGAAAAACTTGAAGCCGAAATTGGTGATGATTCTGAGGCTACGAAGGAAATTAGAAATCTATCCAATATATTCAGCTCCGATTGTGTGGTGTGGGATCTACCAGCAGATGATTTAATTAACCCCATggtataa
- the LOC100800883 gene encoding transcription factor MYB80, which produces MGRIPCCEKDNVKRGQWTPEEDNKLSSYIVQHGTRNWRLIPKNAGLQRCGKSCRLRWTNYLRPDLKHGQFSDSEEQTIVKLHSVFGNRYIEYLPIEIIVLGDSFYYYYYCFLKCFTLMGV; this is translated from the exons ATGGGGCGTATTCCATGTTGTGAGAAGGACAACGTGAAAAGAGGACAGTGGACACCTGAGGAAGATAACAAGCTATCCTCCTACATTGTTCAGCATGGCACTCGCAACTGGCGTCTCATTCCCAAGAATGCTG GCCTCCAGAGATGTGGAAAGAGTTGCAGACTAAGGTGGACTAATTACCTTCGTCCTGATCTCAAACATGGCCAATTCTCGGATTCGGAAGAGCAAACCATTGTGAAACTTCATTCAGTTTTTGGTAACAGGTACATTGAATATTTACCCATAGAAATTATTGTTCTTGGcgattctttttattattattattattgtttcctTAAATGCTTTACCTTAATGGGTGTTTAG